A genomic stretch from Thauera sp. GDN1 includes:
- a CDS encoding two-component system response regulator: MRADGEMSLRLLVVIPEGEGAVERELAGTQSPALRVVGRACSESQALQSYFQCTPDVVVLDCRVAPAEPARLVGLLKRVAPGSCIVALVQAEDSVAASAARALGADAIGLLAELPVLLGRLSAADAV, encoded by the coding sequence ATGAGGGCCGATGGCGAGATGTCGCTACGATTGCTGGTGGTGATTCCGGAGGGGGAGGGTGCGGTCGAGCGCGAGCTCGCCGGCACGCAGTCGCCCGCGCTGCGGGTGGTCGGCCGAGCGTGCTCCGAAAGCCAGGCATTGCAGAGCTATTTTCAGTGCACCCCGGACGTGGTCGTCCTCGACTGCCGGGTCGCGCCGGCGGAGCCGGCGCGGCTCGTCGGCCTTCTCAAGCGGGTGGCGCCCGGCAGCTGCATCGTCGCGCTGGTGCAGGCGGAAGACTCGGTGGCCGCCTCGGCCGCGCGTGCGCTCGGTGCGGATGCGATCGGGCTGCTCGCCGAGCTTCCCGTCCTGCTGGGGCGCCTGTCCGCCGCCGATGCGGTCTGA
- the lgt gene encoding prolipoprotein diacylglyceryl transferase: MLIHPQFDPVALSIGPLSVRWYGLMYLLAFVLFVVLGRAHARRRPELGWNAQAIDDLLLYGVIGVIVGGRLGEVLFFQPGYYLANPGEILAVWKGGMSFHGGFLGVLAAMWLYGHRHGKGFWQVTDFIAPLVPTGLAAGRIGNFINGELWGRPVDGELPWAMVFPWVDAVPRHPSQLYQAAGEGLLLFLILWFYSASPRPLRAVSAVFLIGYGGLRFVAEFFRTPDPGIFGTLSLGLSTAQWLCVPMMAVGGLMLAAAARRAPR, from the coding sequence ATGCTGATCCACCCCCAGTTCGACCCCGTCGCCCTTTCCATCGGCCCGCTCTCGGTGCGCTGGTACGGCCTGATGTACCTGCTCGCCTTCGTGCTCTTCGTCGTCCTCGGGCGCGCGCATGCCCGCCGCCGCCCGGAACTGGGATGGAACGCGCAGGCGATCGACGACCTGCTGCTGTACGGCGTGATCGGGGTGATCGTGGGCGGACGACTGGGCGAGGTGCTGTTCTTCCAGCCCGGCTACTACCTTGCGAACCCGGGCGAGATCCTCGCGGTGTGGAAGGGCGGCATGAGCTTCCACGGCGGCTTCCTCGGCGTGCTGGCGGCGATGTGGCTGTACGGCCACCGCCACGGCAAGGGCTTCTGGCAGGTCACCGACTTCATCGCGCCGCTGGTGCCGACCGGGCTGGCCGCGGGGCGGATCGGCAACTTCATCAACGGCGAGCTGTGGGGCCGGCCGGTGGACGGCGAGCTGCCGTGGGCCATGGTGTTCCCGTGGGTGGACGCGGTGCCGCGCCACCCCTCACAGCTCTACCAGGCCGCGGGCGAAGGCCTGCTGCTGTTCCTGATCCTGTGGTTCTACTCCGCCAGCCCGCGGCCGCTGCGCGCGGTATCGGCGGTGTTCCTGATCGGCTACGGCGGACTGCGCTTCGTCGCCGAATTCTTCCGCACCCCCGATCCGGGCATCTTCGGCACCCTGTCGCTCGGACTGTCGACCGCGCAATGGCTGTGCGTACCGATGATGGCGGTCGGCGGCCTGATGCTGGCAGCCGCCGCGCGGCGCGCACCGCGCTGA
- a CDS encoding YceH family protein, producing MHDPTPAAATDKEAGFDLDANEIRVLGVLIEKSFITPDAYPLSINAITTGCNQLTAREPVLNLSEAEVQAAVDSLIARRLVSKRDQASARVAKYEHLVRLRHSLPPAEQSVLAILMLRGAQTAGELRQRCERLHRFEDVAAVEAVLEHLAEKYPPLAAALPRAPGTKETRHVHLLGGEAAVQEMAEAQSAGGGAGGGRGRIAELEDELQRLREDLDTLRNEFAAFRKQFD from the coding sequence ATGCACGACCCGACCCCCGCTGCCGCCACGGACAAGGAAGCCGGCTTCGACCTGGACGCCAACGAGATCCGGGTGCTGGGCGTGCTGATCGAGAAATCCTTCATCACCCCCGACGCCTACCCGCTGTCGATCAACGCCATCACCACCGGTTGCAACCAGCTCACCGCGCGCGAACCGGTCCTGAACCTGAGCGAGGCCGAAGTGCAGGCCGCGGTCGACAGCCTGATCGCCCGCCGCCTGGTCTCCAAGCGCGACCAGGCCAGCGCGCGCGTCGCCAAGTACGAGCACCTGGTGCGCCTGCGCCATTCGCTGCCGCCGGCCGAACAGTCGGTGCTGGCCATCCTGATGCTGCGCGGCGCGCAGACCGCCGGCGAGCTGCGCCAGCGCTGCGAGCGCCTGCACCGCTTCGAGGACGTCGCCGCGGTCGAGGCGGTGCTGGAGCATCTGGCGGAAAAGTACCCGCCGCTGGCGGCGGCCCTGCCGCGCGCGCCCGGCACCAAGGAGACCCGACACGTGCATCTGCTCGGCGGAGAGGCTGCGGTGCAGGAGATGGCGGAGGCGCAGTCCGCCGGGGGCGGCGCAGGCGGCGGACGCGGACGGATTGCGGAACTCGAGGACGAGTTGCAGCGTCTGCGTGAGGACCTCGACACGCTGCGCAACGAGTTCGCGGCCTTCCGCAAGCAGTTCGACTGA
- the ilvD gene encoding dihydroxy-acid dehydratase, producing MPQYRSRTSTAGRNMAGARALWRATGMKDEDFSKPIIAIANSFTQFVPGHVHLKDLGQLVAREIEAAGGVAKEFNTIAVDDGIAMGHGGMLYSLPSRELIADSVEYMCNAHTADALVCISNCDKITPGMLMAALRLNIPAIFVSGGPMEAGKVKWEAKVISLDLVDAMVKAADKSCSDEEVDAIERSACPTCGSCSGMFTANSMNCLTEALGLSLPGNGTTLATHADRERLFREAGRRIVDLARRYYEKDDASVLPRSIASFKAFENAMSLDVAMGGSTNTVLHLLAAAREAGVDFTMKDIDHVSRRVPCLCKVAPAIADVHIEDVHRAGGIMSILGELDRAGLLHTDVPTVHSASMAEALDKWDIKRTSDEAVHTFYRAAPGGVPTQVAFSQDRRWKALDADREHGIIRNKEHAFTADGGLAVLYGNIAEKGCIVKTAGVDESIWKFTGKARVYESQEDAVEGILGEQVQAGDVVVIRYEGPKGGPGMQEMLYPTSYLKSRGLGAQCALLTDGRFSGGTSGLSIGHASPEAACGGAIALVEDGDTIEIDIPNRRIHLAIADAELARRRAAMEARGAAAWKPAKRERVVSAALQAYAALTTSADTGAVRDVTQVQR from the coding sequence ATGCCCCAGTACCGTTCCCGCACCTCCACCGCCGGCCGCAACATGGCGGGCGCCCGCGCCCTGTGGCGCGCCACCGGCATGAAGGACGAGGACTTCAGCAAGCCGATCATCGCGATCGCCAACAGCTTCACCCAGTTCGTGCCCGGCCACGTGCACCTGAAGGATCTCGGCCAGCTCGTCGCGCGCGAGATCGAGGCCGCCGGCGGCGTCGCCAAGGAATTCAACACCATCGCGGTCGATGACGGCATCGCCATGGGTCACGGCGGCATGCTGTATTCGCTGCCCTCGCGCGAACTGATTGCCGACAGCGTCGAGTACATGTGCAACGCCCACACCGCCGACGCCCTGGTGTGCATCTCGAACTGCGACAAGATCACCCCGGGCATGCTGATGGCCGCGCTGCGCCTCAACATCCCGGCGATCTTCGTCTCCGGCGGGCCGATGGAGGCCGGCAAGGTCAAGTGGGAAGCCAAGGTCATCTCGCTCGACCTGGTCGATGCGATGGTCAAGGCCGCCGACAAGTCGTGCTCGGACGAGGAGGTCGACGCCATCGAGCGCTCCGCCTGCCCGACCTGCGGTTCGTGTTCGGGCATGTTCACCGCGAACTCGATGAACTGCCTCACCGAGGCGCTCGGCCTGTCGCTGCCGGGCAATGGCACCACGCTGGCCACCCACGCCGACCGCGAGCGCCTGTTCAGGGAAGCCGGCCGTCGCATCGTCGACCTCGCCCGCCGCTACTACGAAAAGGACGACGCCTCGGTGCTGCCGCGCTCGATCGCCAGCTTCAAGGCCTTCGAGAACGCGATGAGCCTGGACGTGGCCATGGGCGGCTCGACCAACACCGTGCTCCACCTGCTCGCCGCCGCGCGCGAGGCCGGCGTGGACTTCACCATGAAGGACATCGACCACGTCAGCCGCCGCGTGCCCTGCCTGTGCAAGGTCGCGCCGGCGATTGCCGACGTGCACATCGAGGACGTGCATCGTGCCGGCGGCATCATGAGCATCCTCGGCGAGCTCGACCGCGCCGGCCTGCTGCACACCGACGTGCCCACCGTGCACAGCGCCTCGATGGCCGAGGCGCTCGACAAGTGGGACATCAAGCGCACTTCCGACGAGGCGGTGCACACCTTCTACCGCGCTGCGCCCGGCGGCGTGCCGACCCAGGTCGCCTTCAGCCAGGATCGGCGCTGGAAGGCGCTCGACGCCGACCGCGAGCACGGCATCATCCGCAACAAGGAACACGCCTTCACCGCCGATGGCGGCCTCGCCGTGCTCTACGGCAACATCGCCGAGAAGGGCTGCATCGTGAAGACCGCCGGCGTGGATGAATCCATCTGGAAATTCACCGGCAAGGCCCGCGTGTACGAGAGCCAGGAAGACGCGGTCGAGGGGATCCTCGGCGAGCAGGTGCAGGCCGGCGACGTGGTGGTGATCCGCTACGAAGGCCCCAAGGGCGGCCCCGGCATGCAGGAGATGCTGTACCCGACCTCCTACCTCAAGAGCCGCGGCCTCGGCGCGCAGTGCGCGCTGCTCACCGACGGGCGCTTCTCCGGCGGCACCTCCGGCCTGTCGATCGGCCATGCTTCTCCCGAGGCGGCCTGCGGCGGCGCGATCGCGCTGGTCGAGGACGGTGACACGATCGAGATCGACATCCCGAACCGTCGCATCCATCTGGCGATTGCCGACGCCGAACTCGCGCGTCGTCGCGCAGCGATGGAGGCCAGGGGCGCGGCGGCGTGGAAGCCGGCCAAGCGCGAGCGCGTGGTCTCGGCCGCGCTGCAGGCCTATGCGGCGCTCACCACCTCGGCCGACACCGGCGCGGTGCGCGACGTCACCCAGGTCCAGCGCTGA